In the genome of Eschrichtius robustus isolate mEscRob2 chromosome 12, mEscRob2.pri, whole genome shotgun sequence, one region contains:
- the LOC137772897 gene encoding LOW QUALITY PROTEIN: olfactory receptor 2B11-like (The sequence of the model RefSeq protein was modified relative to this genomic sequence to represent the inferred CDS: deleted 1 base in 1 codon), with product MKHMNESFPEDFILMGFTKYPWLDLTLFFALLISYMFTLLGNIAIIRVSQIGSQLQSPMYFFLTSLSFLDLCFTSTALPQKLFNLWGVPKKNITYIGYMTQAYVFHWLGCTECVLLGTMALHHYVAVCKPLRYSVIMNHKLCWQLSSTVWLIGLANSLLQSTLTVQLPLCGNQELDHFFCELPSLIKMPCVDTTVSELTVVATFLIMGPLSMILVSYSYIAQAVFQIPSADGRLAAFNTCSSHLLVVSLFYGSGIYIYMQPSGDSPQDVIKVLMLFYCVITPMVNPFIYTLRNKDVKGALRRLLKRAILSKRM from the exons ATGAAGCACATGAATGAAAGTTTTCCAGAGGATTTCATTCTCATGGGCTTTACCAAATATCCGTGGTTGGATCTTACTCTCTTCTTTGCCCTCCTAATCTCCTACATGTTCACACTGTTGGGAAACATTGCTATTATTCGGGTCTCTCAAATAGGTTCCCAACTTCAAAGTCCTATGTATTTCTTCCTCACAAGCCTCTCCTTTTTGGACCTCTGTTTCACCAGCACAGCTCTACCCCAAAAGCTGTTCAACTTG TGGGGGGTGCCCAAGAAGAACATCACTTATATAGGCTATATGACCCAGGCCTATGTATTTCACTGGCTAGGCTGTACTGAATGTGTCCTGCTTGGCACCATGGCCTTACACCACTATGTGGCTGTGTGTAAGCCTCTGAGATACTCTGTAATCATGAACCACAAGCTCTGCTGGCAGCTCTCCAGCACTGTTTGGCTCATTGGTCTGGCCAATTCACTACTGCAGTCCACACTCACAGTCCAGCTGCCCCTGTGTGGGAACCAGGAATTGGACCACTTCTTTTGTGAGCTGCCCAGTCTAATTAAGATGCCTTGCGTGGACACCACAGTCAGTGAGCTTACAGTGGTGGCCACCTTCCTGATAATGGGTCCCCTCTCCATGATTCTTGTCTCTTACAGTTACATTGCCCAAGCTGTATTTCAGATCCCTTCTGCTGATGGGAGACTTGCGGCCTTCAACACCTGTTCATCACACTTACTGGTGGTGTCTTTATTTTATGGCTCTGGCATCTACATCTATATGCAGCCCTCAGGGGACAGCCCTCAAGACGTCATCAAAGTTCTGATGCTGTTTTACTGTGTTATTACTCCCATGGTCAACCCATTCATCTACACCTTGAGGAACAAGGATGTTAAAGGAGCTTTGAGGAGACTTCTGAAGAGGGCCATTTTGTCCAAAAGAATGTAA